A window of Exiguobacterium sp. FSL W8-0210 contains these coding sequences:
- the truB gene encoding tRNA pseudouridine(55) synthase TruB — translation MEPIGVLPLDKPAGMTSHDCVFRLRRLFQTKKVGHTGTLDPEVTGVLPICLGRATKLARFITDEGKRYAAEVTIGFATTTEDAHGETVRETPVEPESITEETIADILSALTGEIEQTPPYYSAVKVNGKKLYEYARKGIEVERPTRIVRIDRLERTSDLVFEDGLCRFRLDIACGKGTYIRTLAVEIGERLGYAAHMSDLRRTGSGAIAETDTVTLETLESYETVEERMQHVLPIEHVIQKWPRLTVDAATAQRVLNGAKLTSIPVEFELFTVYNEEDVPLALYRRLPEEQVARVEVMLQID, via the coding sequence GTGGAACCCATCGGAGTATTACCACTAGATAAACCAGCCGGCATGACGAGTCATGATTGTGTCTTTCGTCTACGTCGTTTGTTTCAGACGAAAAAGGTTGGACACACAGGAACGCTTGACCCGGAAGTAACAGGTGTCTTACCGATTTGTCTCGGTCGAGCGACGAAGCTTGCCCGCTTCATCACGGATGAAGGAAAACGTTACGCGGCGGAAGTGACGATCGGCTTCGCAACGACGACAGAAGATGCACACGGAGAGACGGTTCGTGAAACACCGGTCGAACCCGAAAGTATTACTGAAGAGACGATTGCTGATATCCTGAGCGCATTGACAGGGGAGATCGAGCAGACACCACCGTATTATTCAGCAGTCAAAGTGAACGGGAAGAAGTTATACGAATATGCACGAAAAGGGATTGAAGTCGAGCGACCGACCCGGATCGTTCGCATCGATCGATTAGAACGGACATCGGACCTTGTGTTCGAAGATGGTCTCTGCCGATTCCGCCTCGATATCGCGTGTGGGAAAGGGACGTATATCCGGACACTAGCAGTCGAGATCGGAGAACGACTTGGTTATGCGGCACACATGAGCGACTTACGCCGGACAGGATCTGGTGCGATTGCTGAGACGGATACCGTCACACTCGAAACACTCGAATCGTATGAGACGGTCGAAGAACGGATGCAGCACGTCCTACCGATCGAACACGTCATCCAAAAATGGCCACGATTGACGGTTGATGCAGCAACAGCGCAGCGTGTCTTGAACGGAGCAAAGCTGACAAGCATTCCAGTCGAATTCGAGCTGTTTACTGTCTATAATGAAGAGGACGTACCTTTAGCGCTATATCGACGTCTTCCAGAAGAACAGGTAGCACGCGTCGAGGTCATGCTACAAATCGATTAA
- a CDS encoding bifunctional riboflavin kinase/FAD synthetase gives MDIIHLTYPEQPQKAPAVIALGFFDGVHLGHQQVIAAARKEAEARRLPLAVMTFDPHPKQVLSKGDEPVRYITPLERKLEKIERLGVDRVYVIEFTIPFSELSPQAFVDEYLIASGAEHVVAGFDYSYGRFGAGKMTTLDFHSRGTFTHTVVAEFQEEAEKISSTRIRRLLAAGEVEPAARLLGEPYQIKGTIIHGDARGRQIGFPTANMRPEFSYVIPKLGVYATFVRLADGRRFKAMTNVGRRPTFYETGDVSIETHLLDFDEDLYGQELTLEWIAYLRDEKAFNGIDQLKEQLARDREEANARLSV, from the coding sequence ATGGACATCATACATTTGACATATCCGGAACAGCCTCAAAAAGCCCCTGCTGTCATCGCACTTGGCTTTTTTGACGGTGTACATCTCGGACATCAGCAAGTCATCGCAGCAGCACGGAAAGAAGCGGAGGCTCGTCGCCTGCCTTTGGCTGTCATGACCTTTGATCCCCATCCGAAACAAGTACTTAGTAAAGGGGATGAACCGGTCCGCTACATCACGCCGCTTGAACGTAAATTAGAGAAAATCGAACGCCTTGGTGTCGATCGTGTTTATGTAATTGAGTTCACGATTCCTTTCTCGGAATTGTCACCGCAAGCTTTCGTCGATGAATATCTGATTGCGTCCGGTGCAGAGCATGTCGTCGCTGGATTTGATTATTCCTACGGTCGCTTTGGAGCTGGCAAAATGACGACGCTTGATTTTCATAGTCGGGGCACGTTCACACACACCGTTGTAGCAGAGTTCCAAGAAGAAGCAGAAAAAATCAGCTCAACCCGGATTCGTCGTTTACTTGCTGCAGGAGAAGTCGAACCGGCTGCACGTTTGCTTGGAGAACCCTACCAAATCAAAGGTACAATCATTCACGGTGACGCACGTGGTCGACAAATTGGCTTCCCGACAGCCAACATGCGTCCGGAATTTTCTTACGTCATTCCGAAACTCGGTGTATATGCGACTTTCGTTCGCTTAGCGGACGGTCGTCGATTCAAAGCGATGACGAACGTCGGCAGACGCCCGACGTTTTATGAGACGGGAGACGTCAGTATTGAGACACATCTTCTTGACTTTGATGAGGATCTTTATGGTCAAGAATTGACGCTTGAATGGATCGCTTACTTACGCGATGAAAAAGCCTTCAATGGTATCGATCAATTGAAAGAACAATTGGCGCGGGACCGTGAAGAGGCAAATGCACGATTAAGCGTTTGA
- the rpsO gene encoding 30S ribosomal protein S15 gives MALTKERKNEIIEAYATKQGDTGSPEVQVAVLTEQITTLNDHLRTHKKDHHSRRGLLKMVGRRRNLLTYLRNKDVARYRSLIERLGLRR, from the coding sequence ATGGCACTCACAAAAGAACGTAAAAACGAAATCATCGAAGCATATGCTACGAAACAAGGCGATACTGGTTCGCCGGAAGTACAAGTTGCTGTTTTAACTGAACAGATCACAACTTTGAACGATCACTTACGTACACACAAAAAGGATCACCACTCACGTCGTGGTCTCTTGAAAATGGTCGGTCGTCGCCGTAACTTGCTCACATACCTTCGTAACAAGGATGTTGCACGTTACCGTTCGTTGATCGAGCGTCTTGGTCTCCGTCGCTAA
- a CDS encoding UDP-N-acetylmuramoyl-L-alanyl-D-glutamate--2,6-diaminopimelate ligase, with protein MNLAELIQVIQTQKIERMVEVDVTSITTDSRDVKPGTLFVAIKGYTVDGHDYAKQAEAQGAVAIVAEQPVDVSIPVILVRSTSRAIAELAGKFYDYPSEKMRMIGITGTNGKTTTTTIVRDILAHLGRKTGIIGTVEVKIGDRVVPSRNTTPQSSELQAFLYQMHEEDVQDVIMEVSSHGLELGRVTGVDYDVAGFTNLTHDHLDFHKTFENYARAKGLLFAQLGQRLSTEKVAVLNADDPTSELYEMMTGARVMTYGIDNAADLRATAIEQSLQQTTFTMLYKEEQVDVTANFIGRFNVYNLLLATGILLSCGYDLATIAGAISAIRPAKGRMQRLPIEGYNVYVDYAHTPDGIEQCLKALVDVPKEKIVFLIGTGGNRDVTKRPKMGELASTYAGTVVITTDDPRYEAYESITSGIAKGMTHDQFVEIGDREEAVRYAARLARPDNIVILAGKGHEKYQIIGDEKIPLDEEVIVKEMIRQMEEQK; from the coding sequence TTGAATTTAGCTGAATTGATTCAAGTCATACAGACGCAAAAAATCGAACGAATGGTAGAAGTGGACGTTACGTCCATTACGACCGATTCACGGGATGTTAAACCGGGAACATTGTTCGTCGCCATCAAAGGATATACTGTTGATGGACACGACTATGCTAAACAGGCGGAAGCACAAGGAGCGGTCGCGATCGTTGCGGAACAACCGGTCGACGTGTCGATTCCTGTCATTCTTGTTCGTAGTACATCACGTGCCATTGCCGAGTTGGCTGGCAAATTCTATGATTATCCTTCTGAAAAGATGCGGATGATTGGTATTACGGGAACGAATGGGAAAACGACGACGACGACGATCGTCCGTGATATATTAGCGCACCTTGGTCGGAAGACGGGCATCATCGGTACGGTTGAAGTCAAGATTGGTGACCGCGTCGTGCCAAGTCGCAATACGACACCACAAAGCTCCGAGTTACAAGCCTTTCTGTATCAGATGCACGAAGAAGATGTCCAAGATGTCATCATGGAAGTCTCTTCACATGGATTAGAGCTTGGTCGGGTAACGGGTGTCGATTACGATGTTGCGGGATTCACGAATCTGACGCATGATCACCTTGATTTTCACAAAACATTTGAAAACTATGCGCGTGCCAAAGGATTGTTATTTGCACAACTCGGTCAACGGCTGTCGACAGAGAAAGTCGCGGTCTTGAATGCGGATGATCCGACGAGTGAGCTGTATGAGATGATGACAGGTGCTCGTGTCATGACATACGGCATCGACAACGCAGCTGACCTCCGAGCAACAGCGATTGAACAGTCGCTTCAACAAACGACGTTCACGATGCTGTACAAGGAAGAACAAGTCGATGTCACGGCGAACTTCATCGGTCGCTTTAACGTCTATAATCTGTTGCTTGCGACAGGGATCCTCTTGTCTTGCGGATACGATCTAGCGACGATCGCAGGCGCGATTTCAGCAATCCGTCCGGCAAAAGGTCGGATGCAACGCTTGCCGATTGAAGGATATAACGTCTATGTCGACTATGCGCATACGCCTGACGGCATCGAACAATGTCTGAAAGCACTCGTTGACGTACCGAAGGAAAAGATCGTCTTCCTGATCGGGACAGGTGGAAACCGCGACGTGACGAAACGACCGAAGATGGGCGAACTCGCTTCGACTTACGCAGGAACCGTCGTCATCACAACGGATGATCCACGATATGAAGCATATGAGTCGATTACATCCGGCATCGCCAAAGGGATGACCCACGATCAGTTCGTTGAAATCGGTGATCGGGAAGAGGCCGTGCGTTACGCAGCGCGACTCGCACGACCAGACAATATCGTCATCTTAGCCGGTAAGGGCCATGAAAAATATCAAATCATTGGGGATGAGAAAATCCCTCTCGATGAGGAAGTCATCGTCAAAGAGATGATACGGCAAATGGAGGAACAGAAGTGA
- a CDS encoding M16 family metallopeptidase: MIERIQLENGVRLIVERMPEARSVATGIFIQAGSRTEQIEEHGISHLIEHMMFKGTKRHTAKEIAVYFDRLGGNINAFTSKDQTCYYVKTLDEHAGEAFHVLADMFLESTFDADELEKEKKVVIEEIKMYDDTPDDLVHELLAVAAYGEDVMARPILGTEESVLRIDRAMIVRYLEEAYAPDQIVISVAGNVSDALIAQIQERMSILESRSKTRETIEPRLQNGVIRKEKDTEQAHICYNFRAIPSADPRLPALALLNNAFGATMSSRLFQSIREERGLAYSVFSYYTTFDDHGTFTIYVGTSPESVEEVEQVLAAEIDRLKRDGLSTKELEDGIEQLKGSLILGNEGTSSHMNRNARNELHLHRHPSLEEVLADVERIRPSDIEGLIEHIFSEEPAKAYILPADEEEEA; the protein is encoded by the coding sequence ATGATCGAACGGATACAACTAGAAAATGGAGTTCGACTGATCGTTGAACGGATGCCGGAAGCACGCAGCGTCGCGACCGGAATCTTCATTCAAGCAGGAAGTCGGACGGAACAGATCGAGGAGCATGGTATCAGTCATCTCATCGAGCATATGATGTTTAAAGGGACAAAACGCCATACGGCAAAAGAGATTGCGGTTTACTTTGACCGACTTGGTGGAAATATTAATGCGTTCACGAGTAAGGATCAAACGTGTTATTACGTCAAGACATTAGATGAACATGCAGGAGAAGCCTTTCACGTGTTGGCGGATATGTTCCTCGAATCGACGTTTGACGCGGATGAACTGGAAAAAGAGAAAAAGGTCGTCATTGAAGAGATTAAAATGTACGATGACACACCAGATGATCTCGTCCATGAGTTATTAGCTGTTGCGGCTTACGGAGAGGATGTCATGGCTCGTCCGATTCTTGGAACGGAAGAGAGTGTGCTTCGGATTGATCGTGCGATGATCGTGCGGTATCTCGAAGAAGCGTATGCTCCGGATCAAATCGTCATTTCTGTTGCCGGAAACGTCTCAGACGCGTTGATTGCGCAGATTCAAGAGCGGATGTCGATCCTCGAATCACGATCGAAGACACGCGAGACGATAGAGCCAAGGTTACAAAATGGTGTGATTCGCAAGGAAAAGGATACGGAACAGGCTCATATTTGTTATAATTTCCGTGCGATTCCTTCTGCTGACCCACGTTTGCCTGCCCTCGCCTTACTCAATAATGCATTCGGTGCGACGATGTCGAGTCGCTTGTTCCAATCCATCCGAGAGGAACGCGGTCTTGCCTATTCAGTCTTTTCCTATTACACGACGTTTGACGATCATGGAACGTTCACGATCTATGTCGGCACGTCTCCGGAATCGGTCGAAGAGGTCGAACAGGTCCTCGCTGCTGAAATCGATCGCTTGAAGCGGGATGGATTATCGACGAAGGAACTCGAAGATGGGATTGAACAGCTGAAAGGTTCTCTGATTCTAGGCAACGAAGGCACATCGAGTCACATGAATCGAAACGCCCGAAATGAGTTGCATCTACATCGCCATCCATCACTTGAAGAAGTGTTAGCGGATGTCGAACGGATTCGTCCATCGGATATCGAAGGGCTGATTGAGCACATCTTTTCGGAGGAACCGGCAAAGGCCTATATTCTTCCGGCAGACGAAGAAGAGGAAGCATGA
- the infB gene encoding translation initiation factor IF-2 yields the protein MGKRVYEFAKEQNVTSKQVITQLEKLEKPVKNHMAVLDEQTVQQLDQVFNPEKYRAQKTEAPKQVKSDNKPNRPGSTNKPAGNQSRNSKGGRPEFGNRNNRGGKRRPNQKKAEPRKLEVADPNSKSSQRKAARRAQEEAMANVVQYSDNLTVGELAEKMAKKPNELIMKLMGLGVMANINQDLDDETVELLATEFGFEVEKTVQVDETDFDQYELNLDQYELSERPPVVTIMGHVDHGKTTLLDSIRNTKVTAGEAGGITQHIGAYQVEIDGKKITFLDTPGHAAFTTMRARGADVTDIAIIVVAADDGVMPQTEEAISHAKAAGVPIIVAVNKMDKEGANPDRVKQELTEFELVAEDWGGDTIFVPVSALKGDGIDELLEMILLVSEVQEYKSTPDMNGRGTVIEAKLDKGRGPVATLLVQHGTLRVGDPIVVGHTFGRIRAMVNDIGRRVKEVGPSTPIEITGLNDVPKAGDQFFAFEDEKKARQIGEARYQREIEAQRRDSAKVSLEDLFDRIKEGEVKDLNIIIKGDVQGSVEALAGSLKKIDVEGVKINIVHSGVGAITEGDVILASAANAIIIGFNVRPDGNAKSMADQEKVEIRLHRIIYNAIEEIEQAMKGLLDPEFVEKIIGQAEVRDVIKVSKVGTIAGGYVTEGKLTRDAGVRVVRDSIVIYEGKLDTLRRFKDDVKEVAAGYECGIKIERYDDIKVDDVIEAFIMEEVKRK from the coding sequence TTGGGTAAACGTGTATACGAATTCGCCAAGGAACAAAATGTAACAAGTAAGCAGGTCATCACCCAGCTCGAAAAGCTGGAGAAACCAGTCAAGAATCATATGGCAGTATTAGATGAACAGACAGTACAGCAACTCGATCAAGTATTTAATCCCGAGAAATATCGGGCTCAAAAGACGGAGGCTCCAAAACAAGTGAAATCAGATAATAAACCGAACCGACCAGGAAGTACAAACAAACCAGCAGGTAATCAATCACGTAACAGCAAAGGCGGACGCCCAGAATTCGGCAACCGTAACAACCGTGGCGGCAAACGTCGTCCGAACCAAAAGAAAGCAGAACCACGCAAACTTGAAGTAGCGGATCCGAACTCGAAGTCGAGTCAACGTAAAGCTGCTCGCCGTGCACAAGAAGAAGCGATGGCAAACGTCGTTCAATACTCTGACAACTTGACAGTCGGTGAACTCGCTGAAAAAATGGCGAAAAAACCGAATGAACTGATCATGAAATTGATGGGTCTCGGTGTCATGGCGAACATCAACCAAGATCTTGATGACGAGACAGTGGAACTTCTCGCGACAGAGTTCGGCTTTGAAGTCGAGAAGACAGTCCAAGTCGATGAGACGGACTTTGATCAGTACGAATTGAATCTCGACCAGTACGAATTGTCTGAGCGTCCACCGGTCGTTACGATCATGGGACACGTCGACCACGGTAAAACGACATTGCTTGATTCGATCCGTAACACGAAGGTCACTGCAGGCGAAGCCGGCGGGATTACGCAGCACATCGGTGCTTACCAAGTTGAGATCGACGGCAAGAAGATCACGTTCCTTGATACACCAGGTCACGCGGCGTTCACGACGATGCGTGCACGTGGAGCAGATGTCACGGATATCGCAATCATCGTCGTTGCAGCGGATGACGGTGTCATGCCGCAGACGGAAGAAGCGATCAGCCACGCGAAAGCAGCTGGCGTTCCAATCATCGTCGCGGTCAACAAGATGGATAAAGAAGGCGCAAACCCTGACCGTGTCAAACAAGAATTGACAGAGTTCGAACTCGTTGCAGAGGACTGGGGCGGCGATACGATCTTCGTACCCGTTTCAGCACTTAAAGGTGACGGCATCGATGAATTGCTCGAAATGATCCTTCTCGTCTCAGAAGTACAAGAATACAAATCAACACCAGACATGAACGGTCGCGGAACAGTCATCGAGGCGAAACTCGATAAAGGACGCGGTCCAGTCGCTACACTTCTCGTTCAACACGGAACACTTCGCGTTGGTGACCCGATCGTTGTCGGTCACACGTTCGGTCGTATCCGGGCAATGGTCAACGATATCGGTCGTCGTGTCAAAGAAGTCGGACCATCGACGCCAATCGAAATCACAGGTCTAAACGATGTTCCGAAAGCGGGCGATCAATTCTTCGCATTCGAAGATGAGAAAAAAGCACGCCAAATCGGTGAAGCACGTTACCAACGTGAAATCGAAGCACAACGTCGCGATTCAGCGAAAGTTAGCTTAGAAGATCTCTTTGACCGCATTAAAGAAGGCGAAGTCAAGGACCTCAACATCATCATCAAAGGTGATGTCCAAGGTTCAGTTGAAGCCTTAGCCGGTTCATTGAAGAAAATTGATGTCGAAGGTGTTAAAATTAACATCGTACACTCAGGTGTTGGTGCAATCACGGAAGGTGATGTCATCCTCGCCTCAGCAGCAAATGCGATCATCATCGGATTCAACGTTCGTCCGGATGGTAACGCGAAATCAATGGCAGATCAGGAGAAAGTCGAAATTCGTCTTCACCGGATCATCTACAATGCGATTGAAGAAATCGAGCAAGCGATGAAAGGTCTCCTTGATCCTGAGTTCGTCGAGAAAATCATCGGTCAAGCTGAAGTCCGCGATGTCATCAAAGTATCGAAAGTCGGTACGATTGCAGGTGGATATGTCACGGAAGGTAAGTTGACGCGTGATGCAGGTGTCCGTGTCGTTCGTGATAGTATCGTCATCTACGAAGGAAAACTCGATACACTTCGCCGCTTTAAAGATGATGTCAAAGAAGTCGCTGCTGGTTACGAGTGTGGAATTAAGATCGAACGTTATGATGACATAAAAGTTGATGATGTCATCGAAGCGTTCATCATGGAAGAAGTCAAACGGAAGTAA
- the rbfA gene encoding 30S ribosome-binding factor RbfA codes for MSLRSNRVAEQVRKEITQLLIKDVKDPRVKPITVTGVEVTGDLQQATIFYSVLGDEKAREDARIGLEKSKGFMRKEIGSRIRLRKTPELLFEVDSSVEYGSRIDELLRNLNKD; via the coding sequence ATGAGTTTACGCTCGAATCGTGTCGCCGAACAGGTGCGTAAGGAAATTACGCAACTGCTCATCAAGGATGTCAAGGATCCACGCGTCAAGCCGATTACCGTCACAGGTGTCGAAGTGACAGGAGACTTGCAACAAGCGACGATCTTCTATTCAGTCCTCGGTGACGAAAAAGCACGTGAGGATGCGCGCATCGGTCTTGAAAAATCGAAAGGCTTCATGCGTAAGGAAATCGGATCGCGGATTCGTCTACGGAAAACACCTGAACTATTGTTCGAGGTCGATTCTTCTGTCGAATACGGATCACGCATTGATGAGTTGCTTCGGAATTTGAACAAAGATTAA
- a CDS encoding lipid II:glycine glycyltransferase FemX, translating into MTYQPIVVTIDQFETFVKTHPKGDLLQLPAWGEVKSATGWTHERIAVGTASGEIAGVGLLLFKKVPKLPFTLCYAPRGFVVDYTDTDALRALRDEAIRVAKQQKAIAIKFDPNVEREEYPGLLQEMQGLGFKHNGFGGGFDYAQPRFTMETSLVGTEKEIFDGFHSKFRYNVRLAERKGIVCEQADREGLKTFAKLMVETGERDGFSIRGLDYFENLYDHLHPKGDAVLFLTKLDVVRALENTEALLLQADKELSKIHRQLEKETAEKKLKSLNNRLEQTTAQIEKAEKSKTELMTIAAKHPNGVILSGGLLTLAGRRSYYLYGASSNEYREFMPNHLMQWTMMQYAKEHGALSYDFGGVSGSTDPDDHYAGLYAFKSGWGSRMIEKIGEFDYVLNRPLYLLLETGLPILQKLRKKLRR; encoded by the coding sequence GTGACTTATCAACCAATCGTTGTAACCATAGATCAATTTGAAACATTCGTAAAAACACATCCCAAAGGTGACTTACTCCAGCTTCCAGCATGGGGAGAAGTCAAAAGCGCGACAGGATGGACACATGAACGGATCGCGGTCGGAACGGCTTCCGGTGAGATTGCCGGAGTTGGTCTTCTTTTGTTCAAGAAAGTACCGAAGCTACCGTTCACGCTTTGTTATGCACCGCGCGGTTTCGTCGTCGATTATACAGATACGGACGCACTTCGCGCCCTTCGTGACGAAGCGATTCGTGTCGCAAAACAACAGAAGGCAATTGCGATTAAATTTGATCCAAACGTCGAGCGGGAAGAATATCCTGGTCTGTTGCAGGAGATGCAAGGACTTGGCTTCAAACATAATGGCTTCGGTGGCGGTTTTGACTACGCGCAGCCACGCTTTACGATGGAGACGAGTCTTGTAGGGACAGAAAAAGAGATCTTCGACGGTTTCCATTCGAAGTTCCGCTACAACGTCCGCCTTGCTGAACGCAAAGGGATCGTATGCGAACAAGCAGATCGTGAAGGGCTAAAGACATTCGCGAAGCTGATGGTCGAGACGGGCGAACGGGATGGTTTTTCAATCCGCGGTCTGGATTATTTCGAAAATCTGTACGATCATCTTCACCCAAAAGGTGATGCAGTCTTGTTTTTGACGAAACTCGATGTCGTTCGTGCGCTTGAGAATACAGAAGCCTTATTACTTCAAGCTGACAAGGAACTCTCGAAAATTCATCGTCAGCTCGAGAAAGAGACGGCCGAGAAGAAGCTAAAAAGCTTAAACAATCGCTTGGAGCAGACGACAGCACAAATCGAAAAAGCAGAGAAGTCGAAGACAGAACTGATGACGATTGCTGCTAAACATCCAAACGGTGTCATCCTATCTGGTGGTCTTTTGACGCTTGCTGGTCGTCGCTCGTATTACTTATACGGCGCTTCATCGAACGAGTACCGGGAGTTCATGCCGAACCACTTGATGCAATGGACGATGATGCAATATGCGAAAGAACATGGTGCGCTCTCCTATGACTTCGGTGGAGTCAGTGGTTCGACAGACCCGGATGATCATTACGCGGGACTCTACGCCTTTAAATCTGGTTGGGGCAGCCGGATGATTGAAAAAATCGGTGAGTTCGATTATGTACTCAATCGTCCGCTCTATCTGTTGCTTGAGACTGGGTTACCGATTCTACAAAAACTTCGGAAGAAGCTTCGCCGCTGA
- the pnp gene encoding polyribonucleotide nucleotidyltransferase — MSQTKQTFSTELGGRPLTIEIGQLAKQANGAALIRYGDTAVLATVVASKQPKDLDFFPLTVNYEEKLYAAGKIPGGFLKREGRPGESAILTSRLIDRPIRPLFPDGFRHDVQVATTVLSSDADNSPEVAAMIGASIALSISDIPFDGPIAGVTIGRVDGEFVVNPTSAQMEVSDIDLQVAGTKHAVNMVEAGAKEVSEQAMLEAILLGHDVIKEMIAFQEEIVAQVGKEKFEYTVSSFDETIVNRLKAEALAEVTQAVQVEEKQARDVAINEVIAKYIELYAADESVTAEQLAEVSGVLNKFVKDEVRRLITEDKVRPDGRGLAEIRPLDSEVGLLPRAHGSGLFTRGQTQVLSVATLGVAGDAQIIDGLGLKEEKRFMHHYNFPPFSVGEARPMRAPGRREIGHGALGERALLPVLPNEVDFPYTIRLVSEVLESNGSSSQASICGSILAMMDAGVPLKAPVAGIAMGLIMEGDNYSILTDIQGMEDHLGDMDFKVAGTHEGVTALQMDMKIGGITRQILEEALEQARLGRLHILEHMQTVIAEPRVELSQYAPKIVTLKINPDKIRDVIGPGGKVINGIIDETGVKIDIDQDGTVFIASTDQAGIDRARQLVEDIVREVVVGEEFDGTVRRVEKFGAFVELFKGKDALVHISELALNRVGQTEDVVKLGDKLKVRVTEIDDKGRVNASHKVLLVEGLSEEDRAAYEEKKKTERENRPPRRDQGSRPPRDGQRPPRRN; from the coding sequence ATGTCACAAACAAAACAGACGTTTTCGACCGAACTCGGTGGACGTCCATTAACGATTGAAATCGGTCAATTAGCAAAACAAGCGAACGGAGCAGCATTGATTCGCTACGGCGATACAGCCGTTCTTGCTACGGTCGTTGCATCAAAACAACCGAAGGACTTAGATTTCTTCCCATTAACAGTGAACTATGAAGAAAAATTATATGCGGCAGGGAAAATCCCAGGTGGATTCCTGAAACGTGAAGGACGCCCTGGAGAGAGTGCGATCTTGACTTCGCGTCTGATCGACCGTCCAATCCGTCCATTATTCCCGGACGGTTTCCGTCACGACGTACAAGTGGCGACGACAGTCCTTTCGTCAGATGCTGACAATTCACCAGAAGTCGCTGCGATGATCGGGGCTTCGATTGCCCTTTCGATCTCGGATATTCCATTCGATGGTCCAATCGCAGGCGTGACGATCGGTCGCGTCGACGGAGAGTTCGTCGTGAACCCGACTTCAGCGCAAATGGAAGTTAGCGATATCGACCTCCAAGTTGCCGGAACAAAACATGCCGTCAACATGGTCGAAGCAGGTGCGAAGGAAGTATCGGAACAAGCAATGCTTGAAGCGATCTTGCTTGGACACGATGTCATCAAGGAAATGATCGCTTTCCAAGAGGAGATCGTCGCACAAGTCGGTAAAGAGAAGTTCGAATATACGGTATCAAGCTTCGATGAGACAATCGTCAATCGCCTGAAAGCAGAAGCATTGGCAGAAGTCACACAAGCAGTTCAAGTCGAAGAAAAACAAGCACGTGACGTTGCCATCAACGAAGTCATCGCAAAATACATTGAGTTGTATGCAGCTGACGAGTCAGTCACAGCAGAACAACTAGCAGAAGTATCAGGCGTTCTCAACAAGTTCGTCAAAGACGAAGTCCGCCGTCTGATCACAGAAGATAAAGTCCGTCCGGATGGTCGTGGTCTTGCTGAGATCCGTCCACTCGATTCAGAAGTCGGTCTCTTACCACGTGCACATGGTTCAGGTCTGTTCACACGCGGTCAGACACAAGTCTTGTCTGTTGCGACACTCGGTGTTGCGGGTGACGCTCAAATCATCGATGGACTTGGTCTGAAGGAAGAGAAACGTTTCATGCACCACTATAACTTCCCGCCATTCTCAGTCGGGGAAGCACGTCCGATGCGTGCACCAGGTCGTCGTGAAATTGGTCACGGGGCACTCGGAGAACGCGCACTCTTACCAGTTCTTCCGAATGAAGTTGATTTCCCATACACGATTCGTCTAGTGTCAGAAGTTCTTGAGTCGAACGGTTCTTCATCACAGGCTTCAATCTGTGGTTCTATCCTTGCCATGATGGATGCGGGTGTTCCATTAAAAGCACCTGTCGCTGGTATCGCGATGGGCTTGATCATGGAAGGCGACAATTACTCGATCTTGACAGATATCCAAGGGATGGAAGATCATCTCGGAGATATGGACTTTAAAGTCGCTGGAACTCACGAAGGTGTCACAGCTCTGCAAATGGATATGAAAATTGGCGGAATCACGCGTCAAATCCTCGAAGAAGCACTCGAACAAGCACGTCTTGGTCGTCTGCACATTCTTGAGCATATGCAAACTGTCATCGCTGAACCACGTGTCGAATTGTCACAATACGCGCCAAAAATCGTCACACTCAAAATTAATCCAGATAAAATCCGTGATGTCATCGGACCTGGTGGTAAAGTCATCAACGGTATCATCGATGAGACAGGCGTCAAGATCGACATTGATCAAGACGGAACCGTCTTTATCGCTTCGACGGATCAAGCTGGCATCGATCGTGCCCGTCAATTGGTCGAAGATATCGTCCGTGAAGTCGTTGTCGGTGAAGAGTTCGATGGAACAGTCCGTCGCGTTGAGAAATTCGGTGCATTCGTCGAGTTATTCAAAGGAAAAGACGCACTCGTCCACATTTCGGAACTTGCACTTAACCGTGTCGGTCAAACAGAAGATGTCGTCAAACTTGGTGATAAGCTAAAAGTCCGTGTCACGGAAATCGATGACAAGGGACGCGTCAATGCTTCGCACAAAGTCCTGCTCGTCGAAGGCTTAAGCGAAGAAGATCGTGCAGCGTATGAAGAAAAGAAAAAGACAGAGCGTGAGAACCGCCCGCCACGCCGGGATCAGGGTTCACGCCCACCACGTGACGGACAACGTCCACCACGTCGTAACTAA